From a single Nicotiana tabacum cultivar K326 chromosome 8, ASM71507v2, whole genome shotgun sequence genomic region:
- the LOC107804544 gene encoding enoyl-CoA delta isomerase 2, peroxisomal, translating into MCTLEKSGNIFYLTLTGDDEHRLNPTLIATIRSFVAEVKSQAVKGSVLITKAQGRFFSNGFDLKYAQAAGSAQAAKDRLHNMVALFKPLVADFLSLPIPTIAAVTGHAAAAGMLLAICHDYVTMRSDKGVVYMSELDIGMTLPDYFTAMIRSKVGSAAARRNLVLKATKMKAEEAVAVGIVDSAHPTAEEAVVAAVRLAEELGKKRWNGKTYAELRKSLVPEVCGVLGLKYTAVLPSRL; encoded by the coding sequence ATGTGCACGTTAGAAAAGTCAGGCAACATCTTCTATCTTACGCTTACCGGCGACGATGAGCACCGATTGAATCCTACTCTCATCGCCACCATCCGTTCATTTGTAGCCGAAGTTAAATCCCAAGCCGTGAAGGGTTCCGTTCTGATCACAAAAGCCCAAGGCAGATTCTTCTCTAACGGCTTTGACCTAAAGTATGCACAAGCCGCCGGTTCAGCGCAAGCTGCCAAAGATCGGCTACACAACATGGTGGCCTTGTTCAAGCCGCTGGTCGCCGATTTCCTATCACTCCCAATTCCGACCATCGCCGCCGTCACCGGCCACGCTGCGGCGGCGGGGATGCTGCTAGCGATATGCCATGATTATGTAACCATGAGATCGGATAAAGGAGTGGTGTATATGAGCGAGTTGGATATAGGGATGACTTTGCCAGACTATTTTACGGCGATGATAAGGTCTAAGGTTGGATCCGCAGCTGCTCGGCGGAATTTGGTTTTGAAAGCAACGAAAATGAAGGCGGAGGAGGCGGTGGCGGTGGGAATTGTGGATTCTGCGCATCCTACGGCGGAGGAGGCGGTGGTTGCGGCCGTGAGACTGGCGGAGGAGCTGGGGAAGAAGCGTTGGAATGGCAAGACGTATGCAGAGCTGAGGAAATCGTTGGTTCCGGAAGTGTGTGGAGTTTTAGGGTTGAAATATACTGCTGTCTTGCCTTCACGCTTGTGA